Proteins encoded together in one Coregonus clupeaformis isolate EN_2021a chromosome 30, ASM2061545v1, whole genome shotgun sequence window:
- the LOC121546569 gene encoding extensin-like has product MPSHIPQSAQSNPPTCPATFPNLPSHIPQSAQPHIPICPATSPNLPSHISQSAQPHLPVCPAPSPSLPSQIPQSAQPHPQICPAPSLSLPSHISNLPSHIPQSAQPHPPVCPATYPSLPSHIPQSAQPHPPICPATSPNLPSHIPQSAHPHLTVCSATSPVCPATLPSLPSHISQSAQPHPPVCPATSPSLPSHIFQSAQPHPPVCPATSSSLPRHISQSAQLHPPVCPVKSPNLPSHIPKSAQLHPPVCPATSPICPATSPNLPSHIPQSAQPHIPVCPATSPSLPNHIPQSAQPHPPICPATSLSLPIHISQSAQPHPQSAQPHLPVCSATTPVCPATSPSLPSHISQSAQPHPPVCSATSPVCSATSPNMPSHIPQFAQPYPQSAQPHPRVCPATSPNLPSHIPQSAQPHIPVCLATSSSLPSHIPQSAQPHPPICPATSPSLLSHNPSLPSNIPKSTQPHLPICPATSPSLLSHIPSLLSHIPSLPSHIPSLPSHIPKSTQPHLPICPATSPSLPSHIPQSAQPHPPVCLATSSSLPCHTSAEPHNQRKRGGKEKRREKQPL; this is encoded by the coding sequence ATGCCCAGCCACATTCCCCAATCTGCCCAGTCAAATCCCCCTACATGCCCAGCCACATTCCCCAATCTGCCCAGCCACATCCCCCAATCTGCCCAGCCACATATCCCAATCTGCCCAGCCACATCCCCCAATCTGCCCAGCCACATCTCCCAGTCTGCCCAGCCACATCTTCCAGTCTGCCCAGCTCCATCCCCCAGTCTGCCCAGTCAAATCCCCCAATCTGCCCAGCCACATCCCCAAATCTGCCCAGCTCCATCCCTCAGTCTGCCCAGCCACATCTCCAATCTGCCCAGCCACATCCCCCAATCTGCCCAGCCACATCCCCCAGTCTGCCCAGCCACATATCCCAGTCTGCCCAGCCACATCCCCCAGTCTGCCCAACCACATCCCCCAATCTGCCCAGCCACATCCCCCAATCTGCCCAGCCACATCCCTCAGTCTGCCCATCCACATCTCACAGTCTGCTCAGCCACATCCCCAGTCTGCCCAGCCACATTACCCAGTCTGCCCAGCCACATCTCCCAGTCTGCTCAGCCACATCCCCCAGTCTGCCCAGCCACATCTCCCAGTCTGCCCAGCCACATCTTCCAGTCTGCCCAGCCACATCCCCCAGTCTGCCCAGCCACATCCTCCAGTCTGCCCAGACACATCTCCCAATCTGCCCAGCTCCATCCCCCAGTCTGCCCAGTCAAATCCCCCAATCTGCCCAGCCACATCCCCAAATCTGCCCAGCTCCATCCCCCAGTCTGCCCAGCCACATCTCCAATCTGCCCAGCCACATCCCCCAATCTGCCCAGCCACATCCCCCAGTCTGCCCAGCCACATATCCCAGTCTGCCCAGCCACATCCCCCAGTCTGCCCAACCACATCCCCCAATCTGCCCAGCCACATCCCCCAATCTGCCCAGCCACATCCCTCAGTCTGCCCATCCACATCTCACAGTCTGCTCAGCCACATCCCCAGTCTGCCCAGCCACATCTCCCAGTCTGCTCAGCCACAACCCCAGTCTGCCCAGCAACATCCCCAAGTCTACCCAGCCACATCTCCCAATCTGCCCAGCCACATCCCCCAGTCTGCTCAGCCACATCCCCAGTCTGCTCAGCCACATCCCCCAATATGCCCAGCCACATCCCACAATTTGCCCAGCCATATCCCCAATCTGCCCAGCCACATCCCAGAGTCTGCCCAGCCACATCCCCCAATCTTCCCAGCCACATCCCCCAATCTGCCCAGCCACATATCCCAGTCTGCCTAGCCACATCTTCCAGTCTGCCCAGCCACATCCCCCAGTCTGCCCAGCCACATCCCCCAATCTGCCCAGCCACATCTCCCAGTCTGCTCAGCCACAACCCCAGTCTGCCCAGCAACATCCCCAAGTCTACCCAGCCACATCTCCCAATCTGCCCAGCCACATCCCCCAGTTTGCTCAGCCACATCCCCAGTCTGCTCAGCCACATCCCCAGTCTGCCCAGCCACATCCCCAGTCTGCCCAGCCACATCCCCAAGTCTACCCAGCCACATCTCCCAATCTGCCCAGCCACATCCCCAAGTCTACCCAGCCACATCCCCCAGTCTGCCCAGCCACATCCTCCAGTCTGCCTAGCCACATCCTCCAGTCTGCCCTGCCACACATCGGCAGAGCCTCACAACCAGAGGaaaagaggagggaaggagaagaggagagaaaagcagcCGCTTTGA